A portion of the Cyanobacteria bacterium QS_8_64_29 genome contains these proteins:
- a CDS encoding antitoxin: MSQTNSNLDPEEAELLDAFERGQLKRPFNRQKDLEKHRAYAKSTFKKDKRINVRISERDFNQIQKIASEEGMPYQTLVSSILHKYVEGRFIDKKSVQQ; the protein is encoded by the coding sequence ATGTCCCAAACAAATAGCAATCTTGACCCGGAAGAAGCGGAACTCCTAGACGCTTTCGAGCGCGGGCAACTCAAGCGTCCTTTCAATCGCCAAAAGGACCTCGAAAAGCACCGGGCTTACGCCAAATCGACTTTTAAAAAAGACAAGCGCATCAACGTCCGCATTTCGGAGCGCGATTTTAACCAAATCCAGAAAATCGCATCCGAAGAAGGAATGCCGTATCAGACACTCGTCTCCAGTATCTTACACAAATATGTTGAAGGCCGCTTTATCGATAAAAAATCGGTTCAACAATAG
- a CDS encoding toxin, whose product MKYYSWDPQKNEKLQAERGISFETVVLGIEQGQEIDIFAHPNQAKHPGQRISVVVIEGYAYLVPYLENEQEIVLKTIIPSRKATQHYVPNK is encoded by the coding sequence CCCCAGAAGAACGAAAAGCTACAGGCCGAGCGAGGGATTTCATTCGAGACGGTCGTTTTGGGAATCGAGCAAGGGCAAGAGATCGATATCTTCGCGCATCCCAACCAGGCCAAGCACCCCGGACAGCGAATCTCCGTCGTCGTTATTGAAGGCTACGCCTATTTAGTGCCCTACCTCGAAAACGAGCAAGAAATCGTTTTAAAAACGATTATCCCCAGTCGCAAAGCGACTCAACACTATGTCCCAAACAAATAG